A part of Acaryochloris thomasi RCC1774 genomic DNA contains:
- a CDS encoding DUF2459 domain-containing protein, whose amino-acid sequence MKEAVALVQWSRCALALLALLLGLPPVYMAVFTPYSVSSPLFQGRSLPPGNAYDLYVANWGYHTSIILQQPQGWRLGPSNAVDAPFVEYSWGDRNFYMNADFSPSAIFATVFLPTQSVLHLRNWSQAPTSDDGMRHLYHRQINAQQLSTLIGSLETSFKGAEPQRPEALPPVARFRGRFYPAREFYIFWSACNAWTVNHLAAADLARPGWSVLAAEQVAPKLRHFQALSRSH is encoded by the coding sequence ATGAAGGAGGCAGTTGCCCTCGTTCAGTGGAGCAGGTGCGCGCTGGCGCTCCTCGCGCTTCTATTGGGTTTGCCGCCTGTATACATGGCAGTTTTTACACCTTATTCCGTCTCCTCTCCTTTGTTTCAGGGCCGGTCACTTCCGCCTGGGAATGCCTATGACCTTTACGTTGCCAACTGGGGCTACCATACCTCCATCATTCTGCAGCAGCCTCAGGGCTGGCGTCTCGGTCCTTCGAACGCCGTAGACGCACCGTTTGTAGAGTATAGCTGGGGCGATCGCAACTTCTACATGAACGCAGATTTTTCTCCATCGGCCATCTTCGCTACCGTTTTCTTACCCACTCAATCGGTGCTGCATCTAAGAAACTGGTCGCAGGCTCCTACCTCCGATGACGGGATGCGCCATCTTTACCATCGACAAATCAACGCCCAGCAGCTCAGCACTCTAATCGGTAGCCTGGAGACTAGCTTCAAAGGGGCCGAACCCCAGCGCCCGGAAGCTTTGCCACCTGTTGCACGTTTTCGAGGCCGCTTTTACCCTGCGCGTGAGTTTTATATTTTTTGGTCTGCCTGCAATGCCTGGACCGTCAATCATCTAGCGGCAGCAGATTTAGCAAGGCCCGGATGGTCCGTTTTAGCGGCAGAGCAAGTGGCACCAAAACTGCGGCATTTTCAGGCTCTATCCCGCAGTCACTAA
- the btpA gene encoding photosystem I biogenesis protein BtpA, which yields MELQQLFKSPHPVIGVIHLLPLPTSSRWGGNLKPVIDRAEQEAAALAAGGVDGLIIENFFDAPFPKDRVDPAVVSAMSLVVQRVMNLVTLPIGLNVLRNDACSAMAIATCVGAQFIRVNVLTGVMATDQGLIEGQAHRLLRYRRELGSDVKIFADVLVKHARPLGTPNLTTAVRETIERGLADGVILSGWATGSPPNLSDLELAMAAAQGVPVLIGSGADWENIPELIQAANGVIISSSLKRHGQIDQPVDPIRVSRFVESMRRSLATQESSQAKSSVMLGTD from the coding sequence GTGGAGTTACAGCAACTATTTAAATCCCCTCATCCTGTGATTGGGGTAATCCATCTACTTCCGTTACCCACGTCATCACGCTGGGGCGGGAACCTTAAGCCCGTCATCGATCGGGCTGAGCAAGAAGCGGCTGCTCTAGCGGCTGGTGGCGTTGATGGGCTGATTATCGAAAATTTCTTTGATGCGCCATTCCCCAAGGATCGGGTTGATCCCGCCGTGGTGAGTGCCATGAGCCTAGTGGTGCAGCGGGTCATGAATCTGGTTACCTTGCCCATTGGCCTCAACGTCTTGCGGAACGATGCCTGTAGTGCAATGGCGATCGCAACCTGTGTGGGTGCTCAGTTTATTCGTGTCAACGTGCTCACGGGGGTGATGGCAACGGATCAGGGGCTCATTGAAGGGCAAGCCCATCGGCTACTCCGCTATCGCCGGGAGTTAGGAAGCGACGTCAAGATTTTTGCAGACGTGTTGGTGAAGCATGCCCGCCCCTTGGGGACTCCCAACCTAACGACGGCAGTGCGGGAAACCATCGAGCGGGGGTTAGCGGACGGTGTGATTCTGTCTGGCTGGGCTACCGGTAGCCCACCTAACCTGAGCGATTTAGAGCTGGCGATGGCTGCCGCCCAAGGGGTGCCGGTTTTGATCGGCAGCGGTGCCGATTGGGAAAATATCCCCGAGCTCATTCAGGCCGCGAACGGCGTGATTATCTCCAGCTCTTTGAAGCGTCACGGTCAGATTGACCAGCCCGTCGATCCCATTCGCGTCAGCCGTTTCGTTGAATCAATGCGACGTAGTCTGGCGACCCAAGAATCCAGTCAGGCTAAATCATCGGTCATGCTAGGGACCGACTGA
- the folK gene encoding 2-amino-4-hydroxy-6-hydroxymethyldihydropteridine diphosphokinase — protein MNQATAAIALGSNLGNSLETLQAAVQQIGASPGFRLTNQSHWYRTQAVGPPQPSYINGCLLLQTHHPPSQILQRLLDIELQFGRVRQQHWGPRTLDLDLLLYDQVVMETPALTLPHPRLHERAFVLVPLAEILPTWVHPILGTQAAEEEGLPNPGLTQRQSWTIAQLRQAIDCTGVERLPPRLEAT, from the coding sequence TTGAATCAGGCAACAGCCGCCATTGCTCTGGGCAGCAATCTCGGCAATTCTCTAGAAACTTTGCAGGCTGCCGTCCAGCAAATCGGTGCAAGCCCAGGATTTCGGCTAACCAACCAGTCTCACTGGTATAGAACTCAAGCGGTGGGGCCACCACAGCCCAGCTATATCAATGGCTGCCTGCTGCTCCAGACCCATCATCCACCATCACAGATTTTACAGAGATTGCTCGACATTGAGCTACAGTTCGGGCGTGTGCGCCAGCAACACTGGGGCCCCCGCACATTGGATCTTGACCTACTGCTCTATGACCAGGTTGTCATGGAGACCCCTGCACTGACTCTGCCACACCCGAGACTGCATGAGCGGGCCTTTGTTCTCGTTCCGCTCGCTGAAATTTTGCCGACCTGGGTTCACCCCATCCTAGGAACGCAGGCTGCCGAAGAAGAGGGTCTGCCAAACCCCGGGCTTACCCAAAGGCAATCTTGGACCATTGCACAGCTCAGGCAAGCGATAGACTGTACAGGCGTCGAACGTTTGCCTCCACGTCTGGAGGCAACTTGA
- a CDS encoding NUDIX hydrolase: MSLSLEPPEILQQKLFCNARKFSFEINHLRLPNGSTGDWACVRHPGGAMAVPVLEDGRFVLVKQYRFALQGRLLEFPAGTVEIEEEPFVTIQREIQEETGYKAHRWQPLAEFPLAPGYSDEIIYAYLAQDLERLETPPAQDEDEDIETVLMTADELETAIRSGESIDAKTICTFFMARSLLKL; this comes from the coding sequence ATGTCCCTTTCTCTTGAACCACCAGAAATTCTGCAGCAAAAGCTTTTTTGCAATGCCCGCAAGTTTTCGTTTGAGATTAATCATTTGAGGCTTCCCAATGGCTCAACGGGAGATTGGGCCTGTGTTCGACATCCGGGGGGAGCGATGGCGGTGCCGGTGCTAGAAGACGGCAGGTTTGTCTTGGTGAAACAGTATCGTTTTGCCCTGCAGGGCCGCTTGCTAGAATTCCCGGCGGGTACCGTGGAGATCGAGGAAGAACCCTTTGTGACAATCCAGCGCGAGATTCAGGAGGAAACGGGGTATAAGGCCCACCGCTGGCAGCCACTGGCGGAGTTCCCGCTGGCACCGGGCTATTCTGATGAGATTATCTATGCCTACTTGGCGCAGGATCTAGAGCGGTTAGAGACGCCACCCGCCCAAGATGAAGATGAGGATATTGAGACCGTCTTGATGACGGCGGACGAACTGGAAACGGCCATTCGGAGCGGTGAATCTATCGATGCAAAAACGATCTGTACGTTTTTTATGGCTCGCTCGCTGCTAAAGCTTTAG
- a CDS encoding phosphorylase family protein, which yields MTMQSRFLVPQGAEYQAVCRGLRGAVLCPEPVALPVGPGPVAAFLQDWCRTDPWASSPGAAVLMMGLCGSLRSDLGVGAPVIYQACLDGRATDVRRLPCDHLWTMRLKDGLVATEGVALTCDRIIHQSQEKQALADHYRADVVDMEGFAALDVLQQHNIPVAMLRVVSDDLHHDLPDLSSAISPEGKLQPLPMAVGMLRQPAGAIRLIRGSLKGLQVLEQLTRDLAKALAASEP from the coding sequence ATGACGATGCAATCCAGGTTTTTAGTTCCGCAAGGGGCTGAGTATCAGGCAGTCTGCAGGGGACTACGAGGGGCTGTGCTTTGTCCAGAGCCGGTTGCGCTCCCGGTGGGGCCGGGGCCGGTAGCGGCTTTTTTGCAGGACTGGTGCAGGACTGATCCGTGGGCTTCTTCTCCGGGGGCGGCCGTCCTAATGATGGGGCTCTGCGGTAGTCTCCGTTCTGATCTGGGGGTGGGTGCTCCCGTAATTTATCAAGCCTGTCTAGATGGTCGGGCAACGGATGTACGCCGATTGCCTTGCGATCATCTCTGGACGATGCGTTTGAAAGATGGCCTAGTCGCTACGGAAGGGGTGGCTTTGACTTGCGATCGCATCATCCATCAGTCCCAGGAAAAACAGGCTTTAGCCGACCACTATCGGGCCGATGTTGTCGATATGGAAGGCTTTGCTGCCTTAGACGTGCTGCAGCAGCATAATATTCCCGTCGCCATGCTGCGAGTGGTCAGCGACGACCTCCATCATGACTTGCCCGACCTTTCCTCTGCCATCAGTCCCGAAGGGAAGCTCCAACCCTTGCCGATGGCCGTTGGCATGCTCCGTCAACCGGCAGGGGCAATCCGACTGATTCGCGGATCCTTGAAAGGACTGCAGGTGCTGGAGCAGCTCACGCGCGATCTGGCTAAAGCTTTAGCAGCGAGCGAGCCATAA
- a CDS encoding phytoene/squalene synthase family protein — protein sequence MLQIAQELSIDQKQVEKFCQEILPQVSRTFAISIRFLPGNLGRSVLCGYLLCRIADTIEDDPVATVETKIRLLDCFLNCFEDPSVANAFPQSIEHLEGEAAHLLLVEHTDLVFALYRSLTEQSQQTLRHWVTEMVQGMQKFVHRYPQGIRIKTLEEYQEYCYYVAGVVGYLLTDLWYEHSPSVDFEIYHVLRQTCAAFGEGLQTVNILKDIAWDAEHENSIYVPQQSLEAHGSSQELLLSPDHLHQNHAAIKSLVELAWKDLDKAAEYLLSVPRSAIPIRLFCILPLVFAYGTLRDITKSTAMLVSGGNVKISRSEVKSLIMVGPIAAVSNGLIRWLIDQVKQQPFLWGSKPQDVG from the coding sequence ATGTTACAGATAGCACAGGAATTATCGATCGATCAGAAGCAGGTCGAGAAGTTTTGCCAAGAAATTTTGCCTCAGGTGTCCCGCACCTTTGCAATCAGCATCCGATTCTTACCCGGCAATCTCGGGCGCTCTGTTCTTTGTGGCTACCTACTTTGCCGCATTGCCGACACCATTGAAGACGACCCGGTTGCCACAGTTGAGACCAAAATTCGTCTCCTTGACTGTTTCCTCAACTGCTTTGAGGATCCCAGCGTTGCCAACGCCTTCCCACAATCCATTGAGCATTTAGAGGGGGAAGCAGCTCATCTATTGTTAGTGGAGCACACTGATTTAGTCTTTGCCCTCTACCGCAGTTTGACAGAGCAATCCCAGCAAACCCTCCGTCACTGGGTCACCGAGATGGTGCAGGGAATGCAGAAATTTGTCCATCGCTATCCTCAGGGGATTCGGATCAAGACCTTAGAGGAATATCAAGAGTACTGCTATTACGTGGCGGGCGTGGTCGGCTATTTGCTCACGGACCTTTGGTACGAGCATTCCCCCAGCGTCGATTTTGAGATCTATCACGTACTGCGGCAAACCTGCGCGGCCTTTGGTGAAGGTCTACAAACGGTCAACATCTTGAAAGACATTGCCTGGGATGCTGAACATGAGAACTCTATCTATGTGCCCCAGCAGTCTCTAGAGGCCCACGGCAGCAGTCAAGAGCTGCTACTCAGTCCTGATCATCTTCACCAGAATCACGCGGCGATTAAGTCCTTGGTAGAACTCGCTTGGAAGGACTTGGACAAGGCGGCAGAATATCTGCTGTCAGTACCTCGATCTGCGATTCCGATTCGGTTGTTCTGCATCTTGCCTTTGGTGTTCGCCTACGGGACGCTGCGAGATATCACGAAGTCTACGGCGATGCTGGTTTCTGGCGGCAACGTCAAGATCTCACGATCTGAGGTGAAGTCTTTGATCATGGTGGGTCCGATTGCAGCCGTTAGTAATGGTCTGATCCGCTGGCTCATTGATCAGGTGAAACAGCAGCCTTTCCTGTGGGGTTCCAAGCCACAAGACGTGGGTTGA
- a CDS encoding Uma2 family endonuclease translates to MVTNSIRWTVRDLGAMPDDGGWKRYEIIDGALIVTRAPHFRHQRAGGNIHVELANWSRRTGLGEACEAPGVIFTEMDAVIPDVVWASHDCLEKGMDNAGHFVVAPELIVEILAAGEVNEQRDREVKLKLYSLHGVQEYWVVNWRLNNIEVYRRREMQLQKVATLLQEDRLTSPLLPGLECEVATVF, encoded by the coding sequence ATGGTTACCAACTCGATTCGCTGGACAGTGCGAGATTTGGGCGCGATGCCTGATGATGGGGGCTGGAAGCGTTACGAAATCATTGATGGAGCATTAATTGTGACCCGCGCCCCTCACTTTCGTCACCAAAGGGCCGGTGGAAATATTCACGTTGAGTTAGCAAACTGGTCTCGCAGAACTGGACTCGGTGAGGCATGTGAAGCGCCAGGAGTTATCTTCACTGAAATGGATGCCGTGATCCCAGATGTGGTGTGGGCCAGTCACGATTGCCTAGAAAAAGGAATGGACAATGCGGGCCATTTTGTTGTTGCGCCAGAGCTGATTGTAGAGATTCTTGCTGCGGGTGAAGTAAATGAGCAAAGAGATCGTGAGGTCAAGCTGAAGCTGTACTCACTCCATGGGGTGCAGGAGTATTGGGTGGTTAACTGGCGGCTGAACAATATTGAAGTGTACCGGCGGCGAGAGATGCAGCTCCAGAAAGTAGCCACGCTGCTGCAAGAAGATAGATTGACTTCGCCTCTACTGCCAGGACTTGAATGTGAAGTTGCAACCGTTTTTTGA
- a CDS encoding phosphoserine transaminase, whose amino-acid sequence MSNKPAQRPQSPNFSSGPCSKHPGWSVQSLGNALVGRSHRSKPGKARIKEVIDGTKKILGIPDDYLCGIVPASDTGAVELAMWSLLGERGLDILAWESFGKGWVTDVQKQLKLSDCRAMEADYGHLPDLSQVDCDRDVVFTWNGTTSGVKVPNGDWIPDNRQGLTIADATSATFAMQMPWSKLDVVTWSWQKVMGGEAAHGMLVLSPRAVERLESYTPAWPLPKIFRLTKGGKLIKGIFEGATINTPSMICVEDALDGLKWAESLGGLTALIKRSEANLDAIATWVNQTPWADFLAVEPATRSNTSICLKIVDPWYTALPAEEQAQKAKQMAALLDTEGVAYDIASYRDAPPGLRIWGGATVEAADIQALLPWLDWAFAEIKEG is encoded by the coding sequence ATGAGTAATAAACCTGCCCAACGCCCGCAATCTCCTAACTTCTCTTCTGGTCCTTGCTCTAAGCACCCCGGCTGGTCCGTGCAGTCTCTCGGTAATGCGCTGGTGGGCCGGTCTCACCGCTCCAAGCCAGGGAAAGCCCGTATCAAAGAAGTCATCGACGGCACCAAAAAGATTTTAGGCATCCCCGATGATTACCTTTGTGGCATCGTCCCTGCCTCCGATACCGGTGCTGTGGAACTAGCGATGTGGTCACTCCTAGGTGAGCGAGGTTTGGATATCTTGGCCTGGGAAAGCTTTGGTAAGGGCTGGGTTACTGATGTACAAAAGCAGCTCAAGCTGTCAGATTGTCGGGCAATGGAAGCTGACTATGGACATTTACCTGATTTATCGCAGGTGGATTGCGATCGCGACGTTGTTTTCACCTGGAACGGCACGACTTCCGGCGTCAAAGTTCCTAACGGCGACTGGATCCCTGACAATCGCCAAGGGTTAACCATTGCTGACGCCACCTCTGCCACCTTTGCCATGCAGATGCCCTGGTCCAAGCTTGATGTGGTCACCTGGTCCTGGCAAAAAGTGATGGGGGGCGAAGCGGCTCATGGAATGCTAGTGTTGAGCCCTCGCGCCGTCGAACGTCTAGAAAGCTATACGCCCGCTTGGCCGCTGCCCAAGATTTTCCGGCTCACCAAGGGCGGCAAGCTGATTAAGGGGATTTTTGAAGGGGCGACCATCAATACACCGTCGATGATTTGTGTTGAGGATGCTCTAGATGGTTTGAAATGGGCTGAGAGCTTGGGTGGGCTGACCGCTTTGATCAAAAGATCAGAAGCGAATTTAGATGCGATCGCAACCTGGGTTAACCAAACCCCTTGGGCAGATTTCCTGGCCGTCGAACCCGCCACCCGCTCCAACACCTCAATCTGCTTAAAAATTGTAGATCCTTGGTACACCGCTCTACCTGCAGAGGAGCAGGCCCAAAAAGCCAAACAGATGGCAGCACTCCTAGATACCGAAGGCGTCGCCTACGACATCGCCTCCTATCGAGATGCCCCACCCGGACTCCGCATTTGGGGTGGGGCAACTGTCGAGGCTGCCGACATTCAAGCTCTGCTGCCTTGGTTAGACTGGGCCTTCGCGGAGATCAAAGAGGGATAG
- a CDS encoding DUF2237 family protein, producing the protein MSDAMNVLGSKLESCCTSPMTGFYRDGLCRTGGGDFGAHVVCAQMTDDFLAFTKAKGNDLSTPSSYFPGLKPGDCWCLCASRWQEAMVAGVAPPVVLTATHASALEYVSIDDLQQHAL; encoded by the coding sequence ATGTCAGATGCGATGAATGTGTTGGGCAGTAAACTTGAAAGCTGCTGCACGTCTCCAATGACTGGTTTTTATCGTGACGGGCTTTGCCGCACGGGGGGCGGTGACTTTGGGGCCCATGTCGTCTGTGCTCAGATGACAGATGACTTTCTCGCCTTTACAAAGGCAAAAGGCAATGATCTCAGCACACCATCTTCTTATTTTCCAGGGCTAAAGCCTGGAGATTGCTGGTGTCTGTGTGCCTCTCGCTGGCAAGAAGCGATGGTTGCAGGCGTCGCCCCGCCTGTGGTGTTGACGGCAACTCATGCCAGTGCCTTAGAATATGTGTCGATAGATGATCTGCAGCAGCACGCCCTCTAG
- a CDS encoding tetratricopeptide repeat protein has protein sequence MAKNTPPTFNLLSIGHRGVGKTVFLAGSYAELQSGRQVESKDIWFEGANDQAQTTLEKLLGYMAQTGQYPPATMKVTDFTFTAKAHEGRKAKTLCEFRWADIPGEICHLDNPNFESMLLKSHGCCVFIDAGALVQDPQYLAQLEDTVKQVETISSLAAQSGLQYIFALILTKCDLLDAGPAKLIKIEQKLRSLTTRLDEANTIYRRFYSSISIIPAGGTSVVKAEGASVPILWLVSELSKVYQAQTPKNLGSGFEKTLSNAQPEPSYANNISSPGLTSNRQTGILPKVLAGVAAVGVVGGLLFGLSKLLPNSSSVIAGSSSEIGAQYEKALRENPEDTEALAKLVELHQEQEQYEPAIGYLEQLIALKPDDMNLYFQKAGLYAIMGRKDKEEASYDEILARQGNNVMALTNKAILRSTQGDLDTAKTLFAKAEASVPEGELKQTIQDVAKDWLEGTE, from the coding sequence ATGGCTAAAAATACACCCCCTACCTTTAATTTGCTCAGTATTGGTCACCGGGGAGTCGGTAAAACCGTTTTCTTGGCTGGTAGCTACGCCGAACTACAGTCCGGGCGGCAGGTGGAATCAAAAGATATTTGGTTTGAAGGGGCTAACGATCAGGCCCAGACGACCCTTGAAAAGCTGTTGGGTTACATGGCCCAAACAGGCCAATATCCACCCGCCACCATGAAGGTGACAGACTTTACCTTCACAGCCAAGGCACATGAGGGCCGTAAAGCTAAAACCCTCTGTGAATTTCGCTGGGCCGATATCCCGGGCGAAATTTGTCATCTCGACAATCCTAACTTTGAGTCCATGCTGCTCAAATCCCACGGCTGCTGCGTGTTTATTGACGCAGGCGCTCTGGTACAAGACCCTCAGTACTTAGCGCAGCTAGAAGATACCGTTAAGCAGGTGGAAACAATTTCTTCCTTAGCCGCTCAGAGTGGCCTTCAGTATATCTTCGCCCTGATTTTGACCAAGTGCGATCTACTTGATGCGGGGCCAGCCAAGCTGATCAAAATTGAGCAAAAGTTGCGATCGCTCACCACTCGCCTAGATGAAGCTAACACCATTTACCGTCGTTTCTATTCTTCAATCTCGATTATTCCAGCCGGTGGTACCTCAGTCGTCAAAGCAGAAGGTGCCTCGGTCCCCATTCTGTGGCTGGTCTCAGAACTGAGCAAGGTCTATCAGGCTCAAACACCCAAGAATTTGGGCAGCGGCTTTGAAAAAACGCTCTCAAATGCCCAACCAGAACCCAGCTATGCCAACAATATTTCAAGTCCTGGCCTGACTTCTAACCGTCAGACCGGCATTTTGCCCAAAGTTCTCGCCGGAGTTGCAGCGGTCGGAGTTGTCGGGGGACTCCTCTTCGGGCTGAGCAAACTACTGCCCAATAGTAGTTCAGTGATCGCGGGTAGCAGTTCTGAAATCGGTGCGCAATATGAGAAAGCGCTGAGGGAAAATCCAGAAGATACGGAGGCACTGGCAAAGCTTGTTGAGCTACACCAAGAGCAAGAGCAATATGAACCAGCGATAGGCTACCTAGAACAGCTCATTGCTCTCAAGCCTGATGATATGAATCTCTACTTTCAGAAAGCCGGTCTGTACGCGATCATGGGTCGCAAAGACAAAGAGGAGGCATCCTATGACGAGATTTTAGCGAGGCAGGGAAATAACGTCATGGCTTTAACAAATAAAGCGATTCTGCGCAGTACGCAAGGCGATTTGGATACAGCAAAGACCTTGTTCGCGAAGGCAGAAGCATCCGTCCCTGAAGGGGAACTTAAACAGACAATTCAGGACGTCGCTAAAGATTGGTTAGAGGGTACGGAATAG
- a CDS encoding NAD(P)-dependent oxidoreductase, whose protein sequence is MQIGLIGTGLMGLPMATRLLANHHVLTVYNRTPDKLPPLQAAGANLAASPAEVITAADCTILMLTDAAAIHELILTDAAQAALPGHTILQMGTIAPAESQNIRDAVVEAGGDYLEAPVLGSIPEAKTGELIVMVGAELAQFQRWLPILSCVGTQPRLIGPVGTAAALKLALNQLIGSLTTAFALSLSFTQHHGVESEMLMEILRTSALYAPTFDKKLPRMESQNYDNPNFPAKHLFKDLNLFLASSADLQTGMVAAVQDLLQQAMEQHADDDYSALFSVVNRQP, encoded by the coding sequence ATGCAGATCGGTTTGATCGGTACTGGACTCATGGGGCTACCGATGGCGACTCGACTCTTGGCTAATCATCATGTCCTGACGGTCTATAACCGAACGCCAGATAAACTGCCTCCACTCCAGGCTGCAGGGGCCAACCTTGCTGCGTCACCTGCAGAGGTGATTACGGCTGCTGACTGCACTATCTTAATGCTGACCGATGCCGCTGCCATTCATGAGCTGATCCTCACAGACGCCGCTCAAGCTGCCTTGCCTGGGCACACCATTCTCCAGATGGGGACAATTGCACCGGCCGAGAGTCAAAACATTCGAGACGCCGTTGTTGAAGCCGGAGGTGATTACCTAGAAGCTCCCGTGCTAGGAAGCATCCCAGAAGCTAAGACCGGCGAGCTAATCGTGATGGTAGGGGCTGAACTGGCACAGTTCCAGCGCTGGCTACCGATCTTGAGCTGTGTGGGGACTCAGCCTCGCCTGATTGGCCCTGTGGGAACAGCTGCTGCCCTTAAGCTAGCTCTTAATCAGCTGATTGGCTCCTTGACCACGGCCTTTGCCCTCAGCCTCAGTTTCACGCAGCACCACGGCGTTGAATCAGAGATGCTGATGGAGATTTTGCGAACGAGTGCTCTATACGCGCCCACGTTCGATAAGAAACTGCCGCGTATGGAAAGTCAAAACTACGACAATCCAAATTTTCCTGCCAAGCATTTATTCAAAGACCTCAACCTGTTCTTGGCGTCATCGGCAGATTTGCAGACAGGGATGGTCGCCGCGGTTCAAGACCTCCTCCAGCAGGCGATGGAGCAGCATGCAGATGATGATTATTCGGCCCTCTTTTCCGTGGTCAATCGTCAGCCTTAA
- a CDS encoding DedA family protein, which yields MVFDWLSIETVQGLAQQYGYVVVFLGILLESLGLPLPGESIVLVGGFLAGQGDLKFLWVVLSALAGAIVGGNCGYWIGVYGGWPLLLRVGKVFRVPTEKLEELQQRFSYNAGRAVFLGRFVALLRIFASPLAGIAKMPYGRFMIYNCAGAMLWATVMVSLAFFAGEIISLGQLVAIVSEFSLLILGGLIAWFVFPYLLRMTKRQRLKQAGESESS from the coding sequence ATGGTATTTGACTGGCTTTCTATAGAAACAGTACAGGGGCTCGCGCAACAGTATGGCTACGTCGTTGTTTTCTTGGGAATTTTACTGGAGAGCCTAGGATTACCTCTACCAGGGGAATCGATTGTGCTGGTGGGTGGCTTTTTAGCCGGACAGGGAGATCTGAAATTTCTTTGGGTGGTCCTCAGCGCGCTTGCGGGTGCGATTGTGGGCGGCAACTGCGGCTACTGGATTGGGGTCTATGGGGGTTGGCCACTGCTCTTGAGAGTGGGCAAGGTCTTTCGGGTGCCCACAGAGAAGCTAGAGGAACTACAGCAGCGCTTTAGCTACAACGCAGGTCGAGCGGTTTTCTTAGGCCGCTTTGTGGCTTTATTGCGTATTTTTGCTAGCCCTTTGGCCGGAATTGCGAAGATGCCCTACGGGCGGTTTATGATTTATAACTGTGCAGGGGCAATGCTCTGGGCAACAGTTATGGTCTCGCTTGCTTTCTTTGCAGGTGAAATTATTTCACTGGGCCAGTTAGTGGCCATTGTCAGTGAGTTTAGCCTGTTGATCCTAGGGGGACTGATCGCTTGGTTTGTGTTCCCTTATTTGCTAAGGATGACGAAGCGACAGAGGCTGAAGCAAGCGGGTGAATCTGAGAGTTCTTAG